In bacterium, the following are encoded in one genomic region:
- a CDS encoding aldo/keto reductase family protein codes for PMSKFSMPYRPLGRCGAKVSVFGLGGWTTYGGSVKDAETIRKIIVQAFEAGINFFDIADVYARGESEKAMGEVLKEFPRHELVISSKVFWPMSDDVNDRGLSRKHVLESVEKSLKRIGTDYLDIYFCHRADPETPLEETVRAMDDLVHQGKVLYWGTSEWSGQQLAEVNQLCGSRNLYRPQVEQPQFSLLARRRVEEEVRDVAVQNGMGLAVWSPLASGLLTGKYDQGLPPGSRLAEMEWLRESVITPERLAKVKRFKAVAEELGCSRAQLALAWAAAQPGISSVITGATRPEQLAENLGALKVPLDASVLKSLDQIFPAKEEL; via the coding sequence CCCATGTCCAAGTTCAGCATGCCTTACCGCCCGCTCGGCCGCTGCGGCGCCAAGGTTAGCGTCTTCGGCCTCGGCGGCTGGACCACCTACGGCGGCAGCGTCAAGGACGCCGAGACCATCCGAAAGATCATCGTCCAAGCCTTCGAGGCCGGGATCAATTTCTTCGATATCGCCGACGTCTATGCCCGCGGCGAATCCGAAAAGGCGATGGGCGAGGTGCTGAAGGAGTTTCCGCGCCATGAGCTGGTGATCTCGAGCAAGGTCTTCTGGCCGATGAGCGATGACGTCAACGACCGCGGCCTCTCGCGCAAGCACGTCCTCGAATCGGTCGAAAAGAGCCTGAAGCGAATCGGCACCGACTATCTCGACATCTATTTCTGCCACCGGGCCGATCCCGAGACGCCGCTGGAGGAAACCGTCCGGGCGATGGACGACTTGGTTCACCAGGGCAAGGTGCTTTACTGGGGCACCAGCGAGTGGAGCGGCCAGCAGCTGGCCGAGGTGAATCAGCTTTGCGGCAGCCGAAATCTCTACCGGCCCCAGGTCGAGCAGCCCCAGTTCAGCCTCTTGGCCCGGCGCCGGGTCGAGGAGGAAGTCCGCGACGTCGCCGTTCAGAATGGAATGGGCTTGGCGGTGTGGAGCCCCTTGGCCTCGGGCCTGCTCACCGGCAAATACGACCAAGGCCTTCCGCCGGGCAGCCGGCTGGCCGAGATGGAATGGCTCCGCGAATCGGTGATCACGCCGGAGCGCTTGGCCAAGGTGAAGCGCTTCAAGGCGGTGGCCGAGGAGCTCGGCTGCAGCCGGGCCCAATTGGCCCTGGCCTGGGCCGCCGCCCAACCCGGCATCTCCAGCGTCATCACCGGCGCGACCCGGCCCGAGCAGCTGGCCGAGAACCTCGGCGCCTTGAAAGTGCCCCTCGATGCTTCGGTCTTGAAGTCCCTCGATCAAATCTTTCCAGCGAAGGAAGAATTATGA
- a CDS encoding DCC1-like thiol-disulfide oxidoreductase family protein, which yields MSGIVFFDGVCNLCNAAVRFIIDRDPRAYFRFASLQSEAAAKMIPAECRARAGDSIVLLENEECFATSTAALRIARRLRFPWWLLYAGILIPRFLRDPIYSWIARNRYRWFGKKDSCTLPTPELKGRFL from the coding sequence ATGTCCGGGATCGTCTTCTTCGACGGCGTCTGCAATCTCTGCAATGCCGCGGTTCGTTTCATCATCGACCGCGATCCCCGAGCTTATTTTCGCTTCGCCTCGCTGCAGTCGGAGGCCGCCGCGAAAATGATTCCGGCCGAATGCCGGGCCAGGGCCGGCGATTCGATCGTCCTACTGGAAAATGAGGAGTGCTTCGCCACTTCGACGGCGGCCTTGCGGATCGCCCGGCGGCTCCGCTTCCCTTGGTGGCTGCTGTACGCCGGGATCTTGATCCCGCGCTTCCTCCGCGACCCGATCTATTCCTGGATCGCCCGCAACCGCTACCGTTGGTTCGGGAAAAAGGACTCCTGCACCCTGCCGACGCCGGAGTTGAAGGGAAGGTTTCTTTAA
- a CDS encoding ferritin-like domain-containing protein, whose amino-acid sequence MTMDKPFLTDVQTLRKRAREHIMQGAVTPGYKGDRETVIKLLNEALATEIICVLRYKRHYFMASGINAPIAAQEFLEHANDEQTHADQIAKRIVELGGEPNFSPEGLATRSHAEYVEGNTLIEMIKEDLVAERIAIDSYREMVNYMGTNDPTTRRLLEGILGMEEEHADDLVNLIEKIGA is encoded by the coding sequence ATGACCATGGATAAGCCCTTCTTGACCGACGTTCAAACCCTCCGCAAGCGCGCCCGCGAGCACATCATGCAGGGCGCGGTGACCCCCGGCTACAAAGGCGACCGCGAAACGGTGATCAAGCTGCTTAACGAGGCCTTGGCCACCGAGATCATCTGCGTCCTCCGCTACAAGCGGCACTATTTCATGGCTTCGGGGATCAACGCTCCGATCGCGGCTCAAGAATTCCTCGAGCATGCCAACGACGAGCAGACCCATGCCGATCAAATCGCCAAGCGCATCGTCGAGCTCGGCGGCGAGCCCAATTTCAGCCCCGAGGGCTTGGCGACCCGCAGCCATGCCGAATACGTCGAGGGCAATACCCTCATCGAAATGATCAAGGAAGATTTGGTCGCCGAGCGCATCGCGATCGACAGCTATCGCGAGATGGTCAATTACATGGGGACCAACGATCCGACCACCCGGCGTTTGCTCGAAGGCATTCTCGGAATGGAAGAAGAGCACGCCGACGATCTGGTGAACTTGATCGAGAAGATCGGCGCCTGA
- a CDS encoding efflux RND transporter periplasmic adaptor subunit, translating into MKNPRVKLSLLFLLPALCLACSRKAPENLIQLSGTLEMTEHGVGVPVAGRLIQVAVDEGDEVKQGQVLALTDRFDLAEREYQRQELLLARGGGSRQAVEQAEMAMRDQRVISPIDGVVLTKVHESGEVVSGNSPVFILGDRNRMWVRVFIPEGLVSRIEMNQEATLHFDGLAEEFKGRVTFIAPRAEFTPRNVQTPEERVTQTFAVKIALENPPQYLRPGVSAEVDLPMRPGAAP; encoded by the coding sequence ATGAAAAACCCGCGCGTCAAACTCTCGCTTCTCTTCCTTTTGCCGGCCCTGTGCTTGGCCTGTTCCCGCAAGGCCCCGGAGAACCTGATCCAGCTCTCGGGCACTCTCGAGATGACCGAGCACGGCGTCGGCGTGCCGGTGGCCGGGCGCCTGATCCAAGTGGCGGTGGACGAGGGCGACGAGGTGAAGCAGGGCCAAGTCTTGGCCCTCACCGATCGCTTCGACTTGGCCGAGCGGGAGTACCAGCGCCAGGAGCTGCTCCTGGCCCGCGGCGGCGGCAGCCGCCAGGCGGTGGAGCAGGCCGAGATGGCGATGCGCGACCAAAGGGTGATCTCGCCGATCGATGGCGTGGTGCTGACCAAGGTCCACGAAAGCGGCGAGGTGGTCTCGGGCAATTCGCCGGTCTTTATTTTGGGCGACCGCAACCGGATGTGGGTGCGGGTTTTCATTCCCGAGGGCCTCGTCAGCCGGATCGAGATGAATCAGGAGGCGACGCTTCACTTCGACGGTTTGGCCGAGGAGTTCAAAGGTCGAGTCACCTTCATCGCTCCCCGAGCCGAGTTCACCCCGCGCAACGTCCAGACGCCGGAGGAGCGGGTGACCCAAACCTTCGCGGTCAAGATCGCCCTCGAAAACCCGCCTCAATACCTGCGGCCCGGCGTCTCGGCCGAGGTCGACCTGCCGATGCGGCCGGGAGCGGCGCCATGA
- a CDS encoding choice-of-anchor Q domain-containing protein, with protein sequence MKRKRIFGTLAGLLAATSISALAQAASITVNTEADVIDTPECTLREAIASVNQDSVLGGCTTAGTGTIDTVELPAGSYVLSLTGFDDNNGNGDLDVLANLTLNGAGADTTSISAQGLQDNGEPERVLDINPLGQILNVTINGVTVRDGLESDDGGGIRIEGNSNNELLTAKLGVFDGTFTLVTLNGVRVVDNESDDDAGGILNAFAQVVIDDSEISNNISNESGGGLESFTDLEVRIGNSVIDGNTAVFGAGISSESGNLFIDATTISNNSGACVGGGLAIDGRATVTNSTISGNRADGGVCAFGTVDPVNVGGGVALDTTSSLLIANSTISGNFAPNGGGGIAMALPTPAAPAPVTAIKLGQLGVEGLHLNNATIAENSTDGVGGGILTLVIQPVGEPPSMLLTMANSILANNQAGDSSPDCAAEFFSEGYNLIGDTEGCVGFTATGDQTGIDPQLGPLQDNGGPTFTHALLVGSPAIDTANPDGCTDNAGTLLTRDQRGETRPVNATGLATAICDRGAFEFQLPEPTPTPTPTATPGFLLNGTGCALVESAAPNAGPALLALLAGCSALAYRRLRRAE encoded by the coding sequence ATGAAGCGAAAGCGAATTTTCGGAACTTTAGCCGGTCTTTTGGCCGCCACCTCCATCTCAGCCCTGGCCCAAGCCGCCAGCATCACCGTCAACACCGAGGCCGACGTCATCGACACGCCCGAATGCACGCTGCGCGAGGCCATCGCCTCGGTCAACCAGGACAGCGTTCTCGGCGGCTGCACCACCGCCGGCACCGGAACCATCGACACCGTCGAGTTGCCGGCCGGCAGCTACGTCCTGAGCCTCACCGGCTTCGACGACAACAACGGCAACGGCGACCTCGACGTCCTGGCCAACCTGACCCTTAACGGCGCCGGCGCCGACACCACCTCGATCAGCGCCCAGGGCCTTCAGGACAACGGCGAGCCCGAGCGGGTCCTGGACATCAATCCCTTGGGCCAAATCCTCAACGTCACGATCAATGGCGTGACCGTCCGGGACGGCTTGGAAAGCGACGACGGCGGCGGCATCCGCATCGAGGGCAATTCGAACAATGAGCTTTTGACCGCCAAGCTCGGCGTCTTCGACGGCACCTTCACCTTGGTCACCCTCAACGGAGTCCGGGTCGTCGACAACGAGTCCGACGATGACGCCGGCGGCATCCTCAACGCCTTCGCCCAAGTCGTGATCGACGATTCCGAGATCTCGAATAACATCTCCAATGAAAGCGGCGGCGGCCTCGAAAGCTTCACCGATCTCGAGGTCCGGATCGGCAATTCCGTGATCGATGGAAATACCGCTGTCTTTGGCGCCGGGATCTCCTCCGAGAGCGGCAATCTTTTCATCGACGCGACGACGATCTCGAACAACAGCGGAGCCTGCGTCGGCGGCGGCTTGGCCATCGATGGCCGGGCAACCGTGACCAACTCCACGATCAGCGGAAACCGGGCCGATGGCGGCGTCTGCGCCTTCGGCACGGTCGATCCGGTCAATGTCGGCGGCGGCGTGGCCTTGGACACGACCTCGTCACTCCTGATCGCGAATAGCACCATCAGCGGCAACTTCGCGCCCAACGGCGGCGGCGGCATCGCGATGGCGCTTCCGACGCCGGCGGCGCCTGCCCCGGTCACCGCCATCAAGCTCGGACAGCTCGGCGTCGAAGGCCTCCACTTGAACAACGCGACCATCGCTGAAAACAGCACCGACGGCGTCGGCGGCGGAATCCTGACTCTCGTCATCCAGCCGGTGGGCGAGCCTCCCTCGATGCTCCTCACCATGGCCAACAGCATTCTGGCCAACAATCAGGCCGGCGACTCCAGCCCCGACTGCGCGGCTGAATTCTTTTCCGAAGGCTACAACCTGATCGGCGACACCGAAGGCTGCGTCGGCTTTACCGCCACCGGCGACCAAACCGGCATCGATCCCCAATTGGGCCCGCTCCAGGACAACGGCGGCCCGACTTTCACCCACGCCTTGCTCGTCGGCAGCCCGGCCATCGATACCGCCAACCCCGACGGCTGCACCGACAATGCCGGCACTCTCTTGACCCGCGATCAACGCGGCGAAACCCGGCCGGTCAACGCCACCGGCCTGGCCACCGCGATCTGCGACCGCGGGGCCTTCGAGTTCCAATTGCCCGAGCCGACCCCGACGCCCACCCCAACGGCGACGCCCGGTTTCCTGCTCAACGGGACCGGCTGCGCCTTGGTCGAAAGCGCCGCGCCGAACGCAGGTCCGGCCCTCTTGGCCTTGCTCGCCGGCTGCAGCGCCCTGGCCTATCGGCGGCTGCGCCGGGCTGAGTAG
- a CDS encoding ABC transporter ATP-binding protein, which produces MSEQIAIEAKGLTRRFGKLTAVDHISFAIRYGEIFGFLGSNGSGKSTTIRMLCGILEPSEGTAMVGGFDVNRDPEKVKTAIGYVSQRFSLYSDLTVMENLKFYGRIYGLSRDKLKERMEAVIELTGLDPYRERLAGDLSGGWKQRVAVAAAMLHEPRILFLDEPTAGVDPMSRRALWEVLYQLADSGVALFVTTHYMEEAERCNQIAFISMGRLLTIGQPAQLKANNPGQVIEVECQPLMKASKVFEKLPGVTEITAYGTTLHLNVKSAEAVIPEIRQAAAGQNIRISRLETVPAALEDVFAILSESEDA; this is translated from the coding sequence ATGAGCGAGCAGATCGCCATCGAGGCCAAGGGCCTGACCCGGCGCTTCGGCAAGCTCACCGCGGTCGATCACATTAGCTTCGCGATCCGCTACGGCGAGATCTTCGGCTTTCTCGGCTCCAACGGCTCGGGCAAGAGCACCACGATCCGGATGCTCTGCGGGATCCTCGAGCCGAGCGAGGGCACCGCGATGGTCGGGGGCTTCGACGTCAACCGCGACCCCGAAAAGGTGAAGACCGCGATCGGCTACGTTTCCCAGCGCTTCAGCCTCTACAGCGATTTGACCGTGATGGAGAATCTCAAGTTCTACGGCCGGATCTACGGCTTGTCCCGCGACAAGCTCAAGGAGCGGATGGAAGCGGTCATCGAGCTGACCGGCCTCGATCCCTACCGTGAACGGCTGGCCGGCGACCTTTCCGGCGGCTGGAAGCAGCGGGTGGCGGTGGCGGCGGCCATGCTCCACGAGCCGCGGATCCTCTTCCTCGACGAGCCCACCGCCGGCGTCGACCCGATGTCGCGGCGGGCGCTTTGGGAAGTGCTCTACCAGCTCGCCGATAGCGGAGTGGCCCTCTTCGTCACCACTCACTATATGGAAGAGGCCGAGCGTTGCAATCAGATCGCCTTCATCAGCATGGGACGGCTCCTGACCATCGGCCAGCCGGCCCAGCTCAAGGCCAACAATCCGGGCCAAGTCATCGAGGTCGAATGTCAGCCCCTGATGAAGGCCTCCAAGGTTTTCGAAAAGCTGCCGGGCGTGACCGAGATCACGGCTTACGGCACGACCCTTCATCTCAACGTGAAAAGCGCCGAGGCGGTCATCCCCGAAATCCGGCAAGCCGCCGCCGGCCAAAATATTCGGATCAGCCGTCTCGAAACGGTGCCGGCGGCCTTGGAGGACGTTTTCGCGATCCTATCGGAGTCGGAGGATGCATAG
- a CDS encoding TolC family protein, with the protein MGRNRCGKSWAMVLAGLAALAGRPALAAPEPLTLKQALRLAQNRHVEVLVADQRVQAAMARIGQAKSVLLPNFDVTASQYRRTVNLETFGIDPQIPGFTFDPKPPPFNVFDARIALRQTLFDLSALRQLKLAKLGTRLSQEDRRRAEADALALTATLYLEAQSAQRTLENTRALVRREEARYRLAGAEREIGLGSDLAVTQSRAALAAVRNQVAGAERDAEERRLDLAAALGLPPEQAIRFPGSVSLGPVAAPGEAEIQSWIDQHPDLAVARRQVDLDRQDRSVEKADYFPKVVGAADYGASGPDPANATDTYNFGAGLSIPLYQGGLREARIREASAKLQESELRLEQLRRDREADVRSALAALKQSIEAQRAARAGLDQSRAALNVSQARRESGLGSELEVVEARREVIASQESLDQADAAYRLAWVNLEHRLGRMQAWLEELPDS; encoded by the coding sequence ATGGGAAGAAACCGGTGCGGCAAATCCTGGGCGATGGTCTTGGCCGGTCTTGCGGCCTTGGCGGGCCGCCCGGCCCTCGCCGCCCCGGAACCCCTGACCCTCAAGCAGGCGCTTCGCTTGGCCCAAAACCGCCACGTCGAGGTCCTGGTCGCCGACCAGCGGGTTCAAGCCGCCATGGCCCGGATCGGTCAAGCCAAGTCGGTCTTGCTGCCCAACTTCGACGTGACCGCCTCGCAGTACCGGCGGACCGTCAACCTCGAGACCTTCGGCATCGACCCCCAAATTCCCGGCTTCACTTTCGATCCCAAGCCTCCGCCTTTCAACGTCTTCGACGCTCGGATCGCCTTGCGCCAAACCCTCTTCGATCTCTCGGCCCTTCGTCAGCTGAAATTGGCCAAGCTCGGCACCCGGCTCAGCCAAGAGGACCGGCGCCGGGCCGAGGCCGACGCCTTGGCCTTGACCGCCACTCTCTATCTCGAGGCCCAAAGCGCCCAGCGAACCTTGGAAAATACCCGGGCCCTGGTTCGGCGCGAGGAAGCCCGCTACCGCTTGGCCGGCGCCGAGCGCGAGATCGGTTTGGGCTCCGACTTGGCGGTGACCCAGTCCCGTGCGGCCTTGGCCGCGGTTCGCAACCAAGTCGCCGGTGCCGAGCGCGACGCCGAGGAAAGGCGGCTCGACTTAGCGGCGGCTTTGGGTTTGCCGCCGGAGCAGGCGATTCGCTTTCCAGGCTCGGTTTCGCTGGGCCCGGTGGCGGCGCCCGGCGAGGCCGAGATCCAAAGCTGGATCGACCAACATCCCGACCTAGCGGTGGCTCGCCGCCAAGTCGATTTGGACCGGCAAGACCGGAGCGTCGAAAAGGCCGACTATTTTCCGAAAGTCGTCGGCGCCGCCGACTACGGCGCCAGCGGGCCCGATCCGGCCAATGCCACCGACACTTACAATTTCGGCGCCGGCCTTTCGATTCCGCTCTACCAAGGCGGACTTCGCGAAGCCCGGATTCGCGAAGCCTCGGCCAAGCTGCAGGAGAGCGAGCTGCGCTTGGAGCAGCTGCGCCGCGACCGCGAGGCCGATGTCCGCTCGGCCCTGGCCGCGCTCAAGCAGAGCATCGAGGCCCAGCGAGCGGCCCGGGCCGGCCTCGACCAAAGCCGGGCCGCCTTGAACGTGAGCCAGGCCCGGCGGGAGAGCGGGCTGGGCAGCGAGCTCGAGGTGGTCGAGGCGCGCCGCGAAGTCATCGCCTCCCAGGAAAGCCTGGACCAAGCCGACGCCGCCTATCGCCTGGCCTGGGTCAATTTGGAACATCGGCTGGGCCGAATGCAGGCTTGGCTGGAGGAGTTGCCCGATTCATGA
- a CDS encoding tetratricopeptide repeat protein has translation MKTPARKKLLIWSTLTFGSLGGLFLGSIFTSQDRPQDWMKYRYSVSATANSAEVELGHYEQKVQAQPGSASHWAGLAAAQRKAGKRSGDGAKLEQARVAAEKSLALLPHFNPAARLVLAQLAQDRHDFPTALALAEQILRESPQNPQAISVKVSSNLALGRTDAAREDAEYLARRFPGLPSLTMRALLALEDGREREALADFEKAIRSEDFGDREGSAWVRSLLGRHYLRQGNLKTARFLLGEALRIQPETPLAMGLLAELEAKAGNLEQAESLYRRAYQILPEPSFRVDLGAALAAAGRRAEAEALWAEAEIQMRLDLETNPYGHRGEMVHLLLNRADPADFPEALRLAEAEAEIRKNRETMETLAWAHEMAASAK, from the coding sequence ATGAAAACGCCCGCGCGGAAAAAGCTCCTCATTTGGTCGACCTTGACCTTTGGCAGCTTGGGTGGATTGTTTCTCGGCTCGATCTTCACTTCCCAAGATCGTCCCCAGGACTGGATGAAGTACCGCTACTCGGTTTCGGCCACCGCCAATTCGGCCGAAGTGGAGCTCGGACACTATGAGCAAAAAGTCCAAGCTCAGCCCGGTTCGGCTTCTCACTGGGCCGGTCTGGCCGCGGCTCAGCGCAAAGCCGGCAAGCGCAGCGGCGATGGCGCCAAGCTCGAGCAAGCCCGCGTCGCCGCCGAGAAATCGTTGGCCTTGCTGCCTCACTTCAACCCGGCGGCCCGGCTGGTCCTGGCCCAACTGGCCCAGGACCGCCATGATTTTCCCACGGCCTTGGCCTTGGCCGAGCAAATCCTCCGGGAGAGTCCCCAAAACCCCCAGGCGATCTCCGTCAAAGTCAGCTCCAACTTGGCCTTGGGCAGGACCGATGCGGCCCGGGAAGACGCCGAGTATTTGGCTCGGCGTTTCCCGGGCTTGCCTTCCTTGACGATGCGGGCCCTGCTCGCACTCGAGGACGGGCGCGAGCGCGAAGCCCTGGCCGATTTCGAAAAGGCGATTCGCTCCGAAGATTTCGGCGACCGCGAAGGCTCGGCCTGGGTGCGGAGCCTGCTCGGCCGCCATTATCTCCGCCAGGGAAACTTGAAAACCGCCCGCTTCCTGCTCGGCGAAGCCCTCCGCATCCAACCCGAAACCCCCTTGGCGATGGGCTTGCTCGCCGAGCTGGAAGCCAAGGCGGGAAATCTCGAGCAAGCCGAAAGCCTGTACCGCCGGGCCTATCAAATCCTGCCCGAGCCTTCTTTCCGAGTGGATTTGGGCGCCGCTCTGGCCGCCGCCGGCCGGCGGGCCGAAGCCGAGGCTTTGTGGGCCGAGGCCGAGATTCAAATGCGACTCGACCTCGAGACCAACCCTTACGGCCACCGCGGCGAGATGGTCCATCTGCTGTTGAACCGGGCCGACCCGGCCGATTTCCCGGAAGCGCTTCGCTTGGCCGAAGCCGAGGCCGAGATCCGAAAGAACCGCGAGACCATGGAAACCCTGGCCTGGGCTCATGAGATGGCAGCCTCGGCCAAATAA
- a CDS encoding helicase HerA-like domain-containing protein has product MTQILLGKDSQNRPVALELKMANRHGLIAGATGTGKTVTLQRLAEGFAREGVSVFMADVKGDLSGLAAAGQPGGKIQARIEELKLDYQPRAYPTIFWDIYGQKGHPLRGTVSEMGPLLLGRVLDLNDTQEGVMQIVFKVADDNGLLLLDLKDMQAMLSFASDQAKELKADYGNLSTQSLGTIQRQLLVLGESGGEIFFGEPAIRLENLMQKDFSGNGVISVLDSQRLMQDPKVYTSFMLWLLSELFEALPEVGDLDRPKLVFFFDEAHLLFNGAPKALLEKIEQVVRLIRSKGVGIYFITQNPMDIPESVLGQLGNRVQHALRAFTPSDQKAVKVAAQTFRQNPAIDTEKAITELGVGEALVSLLDLEGRPAPVERVKIAPPESRVGPLSDAERAEKISRSPLAGVYDKLVDRESAYELLKKRQEEASQAQAEAAAAKAESKTAPRSSNRQGYGEAFIKSATRSIGSQLGNQIIRGVLGSIFGGGKRKSGGLGGLF; this is encoded by the coding sequence ATGACCCAGATCCTCCTCGGCAAAGACTCCCAAAATCGCCCCGTCGCTTTGGAGCTGAAGATGGCCAATCGCCACGGCCTCATCGCCGGCGCCACCGGCACCGGCAAGACCGTGACCTTGCAGCGCCTGGCCGAAGGCTTCGCCCGCGAGGGCGTCTCGGTCTTCATGGCCGACGTCAAGGGCGACCTCTCGGGTTTGGCCGCCGCCGGCCAGCCCGGCGGCAAGATCCAGGCCCGGATCGAGGAGCTCAAGCTCGACTATCAGCCCCGGGCCTACCCGACGATCTTTTGGGACATCTACGGCCAAAAGGGCCACCCGCTGCGCGGCACGGTCAGCGAGATGGGGCCGCTGCTCTTGGGCCGGGTCTTGGATTTGAACGACACCCAGGAAGGCGTGATGCAGATCGTCTTCAAGGTCGCCGACGACAACGGCCTCCTGCTCCTCGACTTGAAGGACATGCAGGCCATGCTCAGCTTCGCCAGCGATCAGGCCAAGGAGCTGAAGGCCGATTACGGCAATCTTTCGACCCAAAGCTTGGGCACGATCCAACGGCAGCTTTTGGTGCTGGGCGAGTCGGGCGGCGAGATTTTTTTCGGCGAGCCGGCGATTCGGCTGGAAAACCTCATGCAGAAGGATTTTTCGGGCAATGGCGTGATCAGCGTCTTGGATTCCCAGCGGCTCATGCAGGACCCCAAGGTCTACACTTCCTTTATGCTCTGGCTGCTCTCCGAGCTCTTCGAGGCTTTGCCCGAAGTCGGCGATCTGGACCGGCCCAAGTTGGTCTTCTTCTTCGACGAGGCCCATCTCCTCTTCAACGGCGCGCCCAAGGCCCTGCTCGAGAAGATCGAGCAGGTGGTGCGGTTGATCCGCTCCAAGGGCGTCGGCATTTATTTCATCACTCAGAACCCGATGGACATCCCGGAGAGCGTCTTGGGCCAGCTCGGCAATCGGGTCCAGCACGCGCTCCGGGCCTTCACGCCCAGCGACCAAAAGGCGGTGAAGGTGGCGGCCCAGACCTTCCGGCAGAACCCGGCGATCGACACCGAGAAGGCCATCACCGAGCTGGGAGTCGGCGAGGCCCTGGTCTCGCTGCTCGACCTCGAAGGCCGGCCGGCGCCGGTCGAGCGGGTCAAGATCGCGCCGCCCGAATCGCGGGTGGGCCCGCTGAGCGACGCCGAGCGGGCCGAGAAAATCTCCCGCTCGCCCTTGGCCGGGGTTTACGACAAGCTGGTCGATCGGGAGTCGGCCTATGAGCTGCTGAAGAAGCGGCAGGAAGAGGCTTCTCAAGCCCAAGCCGAGGCCGCGGCGGCCAAGGCCGAGTCGAAGACGGCGCCCCGGTCCAGCAATCGTCAGGGCTACGGCGAGGCTTTCATCAAGTCGGCCACCCGCAGCATCGGTTCCCAGCTCGGCAACCAGATCATCCGCGGCGTCCTCGGCTCGATCTTCGGCGGCGGCAAGCGCAAGAGCGGCGGGCTCGGCGGATTATTCTAG
- a CDS encoding ABC transporter permease, giving the protein MHRIRAIIWKEFVQLFRDPKTLALIVFMPVMQLMIYGYGIDTDVKHLSTIVYNEDQTPLSRRLVEALRESAYFDINYIGQSEADLRRALDLGKVKAALHIPPAFAERLLSGKGAELQMLIDGTDSNPANTALNTGQAIVSAFLDREGLINAALLPIDYRPRMWYNPDLKSSYFLVPGVVGLLLMLLIPMITSSAVVREKERGNLEQLLVTPIRPYELILGKLIPYLLVGLVIAGTVLGTAHFLFGIPLRGSPWLLFSLTSLYMMVCLGLGLLASTVAENQMQASQMIMFFAAPSILLSGFFFPRETMPKAIYLLGNVIPLTFFLRIIRGILLKGLNLADLWLEVSVLTFMAVTVLTLSVLKFHKRLS; this is encoded by the coding sequence ATGCATAGGATCCGGGCCATCATCTGGAAGGAGTTCGTCCAGCTCTTCCGCGATCCCAAGACCCTGGCCTTGATCGTCTTCATGCCGGTGATGCAGCTGATGATCTACGGCTACGGCATCGACACCGACGTCAAGCATCTGAGCACCATCGTTTACAATGAAGATCAGACCCCGCTCAGTCGCCGTTTGGTCGAGGCCTTGAGGGAAAGCGCCTATTTCGACATCAATTATATCGGCCAGTCCGAAGCCGATTTGCGGCGGGCTCTCGATTTGGGCAAGGTCAAGGCCGCCCTCCACATTCCGCCGGCCTTCGCCGAGCGGCTCCTCAGCGGCAAGGGCGCCGAGCTGCAAATGCTGATCGACGGGACCGATTCCAACCCGGCCAACACCGCGCTCAATACCGGCCAGGCCATCGTCAGCGCTTTCCTCGACCGCGAGGGCCTGATCAACGCCGCGCTCCTGCCGATCGATTACCGCCCCCGGATGTGGTACAACCCCGACTTGAAGAGCTCCTACTTCCTGGTGCCGGGCGTCGTCGGCTTGCTTCTCATGCTGCTGATCCCGATGATCACCAGCTCGGCGGTGGTGCGGGAGAAGGAGCGGGGCAACCTCGAGCAGCTCCTGGTCACGCCGATCCGGCCCTACGAATTGATCCTCGGCAAATTGATTCCCTATCTCTTGGTGGGCCTGGTCATCGCCGGCACCGTGCTCGGCACCGCCCATTTCCTCTTCGGCATTCCGCTGCGCGGCAGTCCTTGGTTGCTCTTCAGCCTGACCAGCCTTTACATGATGGTTTGTCTGGGCTTGGGCCTGCTCGCCTCGACGGTGGCCGAGAATCAAATGCAAGCCTCCCAGATGATCATGTTCTTCGCCGCTCCCTCGATCCTGCTTTCGGGGTTTTTCTTTCCCCGCGAGACCATGCCCAAGGCGATCTATCTTTTGGGCAACGTCATCCCACTGACCTTTTTTCTTCGGATTATCCGGGGGATTCTGCTGAAAGGCCTGAATTTGGCCGACCTTTGGCTGGAAGTTTCGGTGCTGACGTTCATGGCCGTGACGGTCCTGACCTTGAGCGTGCTGAAATTCCACAAAAGGCTTTCTTGA